A portion of the Bubalus kerabau isolate K-KA32 ecotype Philippines breed swamp buffalo chromosome 1, PCC_UOA_SB_1v2, whole genome shotgun sequence genome contains these proteins:
- the LRRC18 gene encoding leucine-rich repeat-containing protein 18 produces MAKGVKGPKGKKITLAVAKNCIKITFDGKKRLDLSKMGITTFPKCILRLTDVDELDLSRNLIKKIPDAISKFQNLRWLDLHSNYIDKLPETIGQMTSLLFLNVSNNRLTTNGLPVELNQLKNIRTVNLGLNHLDSVPTTLGALKELHEVGLHDNLLSNIPNSISKLPKLKKLNTKRNPFPKAEASDMFMDSIRRLDNLHLVEEKDLCGTCLKKCQQARDKLNKIKSMATATPRKAIFSTLVSPNSMAKESQEDWR; encoded by the coding sequence ATGGCCAAGGGCGTGAAAGGCCCCAAGGGCAAGAAGATCACCCTCGCTGTGGCCAAGAATTGCATCAAGATCACATTTGATGGAAAGAAACGCCTTGACTTGAGCAAGATGGGAATTACCACCTTTCCCAAGTGTATTTTGCGACTCACTGATGTGGATGAGCTCGACCTTAGCCGGAATTTGATCAAGAAGATTCCCGATGCCATCTCCAAGTTCCAGAACCTGCGGTGGCTGGACTTGCACAGCAACTACATTGACAAGCTCCCCGAGACCATTGGCCAGATGacttctctgctcttcctcaATGTCAGCAACAACAGGCTGACCACCAACGGGCTGCCCGTAGAGCTCAATCAACTCAAGAATATCCGCACCGTGAATTTAGGCCTGAACCATCTGGACAGCGTGCCCACCACACTGGGTGCTCTGAAGGAGCTCCATGAGGTGGGGCTCCATGACAACCTGCTGAGCAACATTCCCAACAGCATCTCCAAGCTCCCCAAGCTGAAAAAGCTCAACACAAAGCGAAATCCCTTTCCCAAGGCAGAGGCATCGGATATGTTCATGGATTCCATCAGAAGGCTGGACAACCTACATCTGGTGGAAGAGAAGGATCTGTGTGGGACTTGTCTGAAAAAATGCCAACAGGCCCGGGACAAGCTGAACAAAATCAAGAGCATGGCCACGGCGACACCAAGAAAGGCCATCTTTTCCACTTTGGTCTCACCCAACTCCATGGCCAAGGAATCCCAGGAAGATTGGAGGTGA